The Primulina tabacum isolate GXHZ01 chromosome 10, ASM2559414v2, whole genome shotgun sequence region TTCAACtcatttacttcaaatcttacgtcaaaaagaatatttttgaaatattctttttgttttacatatattaattattatatttgatttaatatatttttaattatgactaagatttaattatgttttttttgTCTATTTTCTTATGTATTTGCCTGATAGAGATAATTActtttgtttttctttaaaatatatttgtatatatagATTAAGCTTTAAATAAATGGTCTGGGATAGGAATGATTGCTTATATTTTTCATcatcaatcaataatataatgaTTACTTATTTTgacgtttaaaaaaaataatgtgtAGAACTAGGAaatatctttatttatttattttgaaataagaaatatCTTATAAATTTAACCAAATGTTTGTCTGACTGAAATGTCCGTTCCCGTCCCCTCCTACTCATGTCCACTACACTTTCTACATCACTCTCTCAAGGGCATTAAGGTAAAATCATATAAGTAAAAAAGCGAcggtaaaaaaaaaacaaatcaaaatccgTAAATATTGACTTGATCTCTGAACAACAAAGACCAGCTCCATTTTACAGACCCCACTTGCATCCTCAGCCGAGCCAATTGAAAGCCGCCGCTAGCTTAAACGGTTCTAAACCCAGAGTCAGATCCAGCTCAATTTCACTGTCAGAGACTCTCATGCCACCACCTTCGCCTGAATCCATCATCGTCTCGGCTCCGGTTATATGGTAAGCCTCCGTGATCTCAGCCGAAGCCAAGCTGTTCCTCTCCACATTCGTCTCCGCAGCCTCAGACTGGTGGCTCAGAGACCTATTCATCGACTCGTGTACGGACGCATCCGGGACCCGACTCTTCTTCGCCTTCCCAACTCTCTTGAACCTGCACCGGGCCCGGACCCGGTGCAGCTCACCGAAACCAGACATATTAGATTCCTTGTTCGCGTGTCTGATGTCGTAGACCTTGAGATGCAGCCCGCTTTTAGTCTCGGCAGCGTCCGTAGCCATTCGGGTAATCGGAAGCCCCGTTCAGAACCGCCGCGACGGCGTTCTCAGAGAGCTGCCAGCTTCCGGACCAGAGCAAACCAACCGATCCGTAAATCGGGTTCACTATCCTCCCGCATGCTTCGTAAAGCAAGGACTTGAATATAGCTGAACAACAGACATTAACCCGTCAAAATTTCAATATAACAAAAGTGGGTTAGAAATTTGCATGATTAACAAGGAAAAATGGATACCGGGGCGAAGATGTTGGGGGCCAGCATTAATGAGGTTCATGAGGCCCGCGCGGCCGTAAAACTTGGCGAGGTAGACGGTGGCGTGTGCTTGTGAGTCGGACGTTTTGATCCACTCGAGGCAAGGCCTTATGGTGCAGTTATCGCTGCATCCTTTGCGCAGTACTCGAAATCCATTACAACTCAGCCGCATTGTTCCGTTGCTGTGTTAGATCAGTACAGGTAATTTTCTTGCTCGCTTTTATTTCCGTAACAAATTGAGATGGGAAAATGGACggggtttatatatatatatatgtatatatatgtgtatatatatgtgtgtatgcgCGCGCGCGTGCAGGGTAACTTGTAATATTGAAATTTCAATCCCATTATTTTTTTATAGGGgaagaagaaagaaaccagggGTGGCACGCAGTTGTTTGGTATGGTATGTGGATTTTCCACATTCATGGAATTGAATTTGGGGCTGCATTTTCCTTTATATAgtaatcaataaaatttcaagCATGGAACCCACTCTCGCACCGATGTTATCAGCTAGTTGGTTAATTGTCTCCGCCTCCACATGCAACTATTGACATTCGCCCATACAATTATAAATTTCAATGATATTTTATGGATCATACATACGTTATAGCTGCTAAGCTTGGAGAAAATCTTGTTAGATAGTTTTTCCTTTAAGCACATGTAACAAGCAAAAGGAAGTGGTTGATTATCAAAAACAGCAATTTATTAAAGTTCTtgtcttttcaaattttttgagtACATAAAGATATCAAAACTACGTTTTGTTTGATTATCTCAtgtttaatacttgaaaattCCGAACATAGATACATTTTGTTGGTTGATCGCCTAAAATTGCCCTCGAACATCTCGAGTCCAAAGAGAATAGGCCGGTGTAGAACTTTTGCTCCTAAAGAAATCGTTAGCGAACTATTTGGCCAAGAAATCATCGGTAAGAAGGTGAAGTAATGCGTCGGCTGGAGTTTTCTTGGAGGATCAAAAACCATCAGAAGACCAAATGGTGATGGAAAGATCATTAATCCAGGGAGGAAGAGCTTGTCCGTAAACTCTGCGTGTAATTCTTTCATATCTGCACCATTTTGATTAAATTACTACAATTTTGAACTAGGCATGTCCGCCTCAAATGATATCGGTGAGATTATTTTTGCTACACTTGATATTGAATATTCTATGACTCTATGATCGATAATAGTCCCACGACACTTCGCATGTTTATAGAAACTATTTAATTTCCAAGCATGTCATTTAGACAATGTAGCAGaagatttaagttaaaaagctATCTCCATCTTTTCTATTCGCAGGGCTACTAAGTTCTGAGGTTGTTGCTGATATGGCTTTTACGGTGGGTACAGTATCTGTCCTTCCATTTTATACTTTTATGGTCGTAGCACCTCAAGCAGAGGTTGTAAGCAACCTAACCTTTGAACCAACTTTCCGAACTTCCTCAGCATTTGATAATTGAACTCAATAAACGAGCATGACACGATGTTAAAATATTCATAACAATGTGATGCTccagaaagaaaaattttgaaactttgtTTTGTGTGAAGTGAAGCCTTAGATTTCTTTCTGTAATCTGTTATGCAGACTAAGAAACTTGTGGCAAGCAGCATACCGTATATGGTTCTTGGAACAGTATATGCTTATCTCCTATATCTGTCATGGACGCCTGAAACGATTCGATTGATATTTGCTAGTAAATACTGGTTACCAGAGGTGCGTTTTTACTCGTAGATGTCCATTGTGTTACATTCTATTGTTTGGGTTTTTACAAAGAAAAAACCAACAATCAACTTGGAACTTAAATTCTtatgctttgttcagttgcctggtATAGCTAAGATGTTCTCCAGTGAGATTACTACATTGGCGTCTGCTTGGATCCATTAGTTGACTGTAGATCTTTTTGCAGCAAGGTTGCTTCTATCTTCCACAgacattaaaaaaatacatcaatgcaatcgaaattcaaaattttctttatgtTGTATCCTTCTGTCACTGTTACATGGCGAACATTCAAAAAGAAGGCATTGATGTAATTTACCAATTTGTATCTCTGTTTGAGGGACGGCTGAACGATGTGGAGACAAGACATTCCGTTACTCTTTGGCTGCTGTTTTGTCCAATTGGAATCCTAGTACACTTGATCACCAAAACACTATGGAGTGAGACTCCCTAGGCCCCTTTGTCTTTGATCATATACTTTGACAAGTCTGCTCCTTCATTCTGTTCCGTAGATCTCAATCTAAGTCAGGTTGCTCATTCAAATTATAATCTTTACATTCtgatttaaattataatttttattcaattattttctatttttgcaGAGTTATTGTTTTGGTTGCATTGTCCCGTAGTCCAATATACTATGAAGAATTATTGAAGTTGTACTATTATTAAATAATCTACAGGGAGTTAGCATacatggatttggacaaaatttatGGGAGTTCGTATATGGATTTTGACAACCTGTCCACTTCAGCCATTTTGAAGTTGAGTTGGATTCAAGCATCAATCTTTTAACACTAAGATACCGGAGAGATGTTTAATGGATGCCGAGAGAGGGAACAAAGTTTACCTTTTTCGTCAGCTTTTGCAGTCGAAGTGCCGCTTGTTGCTGCGGAAGCGGAGAATGAAACGAAACAGAGCAATCGAGCGATTCCGAGATAATTCAAGCATTTGTGGGCCGTAATCTGGGTCAAATCCATGGGCTTTCCGTGAGGTATATTTCATTGATGGGCCTTGGTTTAATATGCAAACATCAGTGGAGTTAATTTAAGCCTTTGTGGGCCAGCTCTGGGTCATGTCCAATGGGCTTTACTTGAGGTAAATTTCATTCATGGGCCTTCATTTCATATACAAATATCAGTGTGATTCCAGTAGCCAATCCTCTGTCAGCCTGTCACCTGTATCCTTCTTGCTGCTTGGTCCTCCGCCGTGTTCGCTACTCTGCTCCGCCCCAATTCAAACGACAATTTGGATTCTAAAACAAGATAGAGGTCTCTCTTCCCCCTTATCAACGCTCTTTGTTTTTGTTTGGATGCTTTACACATTATGAATTTCTTCTTCGTTTGCttggtttcatagattattTTCCATTTCGCGTTGAATTGGTtgacatttaattttttaaaaaaaattcccaaTGTGAAGTTGAGTGCTACTTTCTGTCTGTGTATATTAGAAAAATCACGTGACATCCTCTTCACCTTCCCGTGTGGTGTTTTGTTTGTGTGGATTCTTGAGCATGGATTTTTtcctaattttattttttaaccaTTCGAACTATTGTCAAATTTTGTGTATTTTTCTCACGTTCTGCTCGTTTCATTGTTTTGTATCCATCATGCGTTGAAGCAGTTGTATCTTCTGTTTTCACTCACGTTGTGCTCGTTTCATTGTTTTGTATCCATAATCCATCATGCGTTAAAGCAGTTGTATCTTCTGCTCGCTCGGAGTTTGAAGATATGTGCCGCTAATCTGACATGATAGCAAAGTTTTTTTTCCAGGTTGATCAATGCTTTCTGCAGTATTTTTCCCAAATAAGTCTTCAATTTATGGATCTTATCCGAGGATaaaaatttccccctttttCCGTAAACATTCAACTTCAACTGGACTTCGAGTTTCTGCTTCATTGCCGGAGATCAAAGAATTAAAGACCGAGTATACTCCATGGCTGATTGCTGGATTGGGGAACCCAGGAAACAAGTATCACGGAACCCGGCATAATGTATTTCTCCTGCTCATTAACTtgtttttttctcatttttgtTGGCTTTTGGATCGTGTTGGTTTTCTTCTTtccttccttttttttttagtttcatTTTGGTTTAAATGGATTAATATCCGATGTTGATTCTCGGACTCACTGGAAATAGATTGGGTTTGAAATGATTGATCGCATCTCTCAAGCCGAAGGAATTTTGATGAACACCATACAGTCCAAAGCATTGATTGGAATAGGTGATTATTTAGCCATTTTTTGCGTTTTATATCTTTTACCCACTCCAAAACTTAgaggaaataaaataaaagtgaTATTATGTAGATTTTGTTCTGTCATTACAATTTTTATTGATTAAGTTTCATGTTTTAGTGAATTTGGTGCAGGTTCCGTAGGAGAGGTTCCTATTTTATTGGCCAAGCCTCAGGCATATATGAATTTCAGTGGCGAGTCGGTATGTTCTtactggtttctttcttttgcTGATTTGTGTCTTTCTTAgttatttaatcaaaatttcaattttaagaaGGGAGATATCAAAGGGACAAGTAATTCTGTAAAGGTGTGGTCAAAAACCTCAGTTGCGTAGTTTGTCTTTTCTTTttgttaaaatatataatattaacatCAGCGTCTTTAACAATAACATAAAGGCCTCTTTGTTTCCTAGTAATTTTGAAGAAGAATATCAAGTCTGCTTGAGAATTCTATACTGATAATGATCCGAATGCATGAATTCAGTGGCTTGAAATTTTCATTGGGTTAATCAAGTTAAAAGTTTGATTTCTATACACCATATTTCCACTAGTTTCAGATGTTAATTGTCTTTTTGAGGTGATTAGCAAATTACCATGGCAGAGTCTTGTTTATCATTTGTTATTACTCGGATATCATGTATATAGCAGAATATATGACTACATACTCTCATTTTCTTTACGTGGGTTAGCATGAAGTTTTGATTATGAAGCTACTACATAATGTGGTGATGTTTTTCCTGTGCTACCAGGTTGGACCACTCGCTGCTTATTATCAAGTACCTTTGCGACACATCCTACTGGTCaacatttcttttaaaatttgttatagTAGATTTATTCTTTCATATCACATTTTTTCTTTAACTTGTGGTTACTTTTTTAACAATTCTTGTAGGTTTATGATGAAATGAGTCTACCAAATGGAGTTTTGAGGCTGCAACCCAAAGGAGGACATGGTCATCATAATGGGTATTTTCCAGCTTTTTAcatgtgaaaaacattgttgcATACTTGCAGCAAATCCCCTCGCAATTGATGAGATTTGGTTGAATTGGAATGTCATTCCCGTCTTTGTGAATGAACGCATTCCAAACCACAAACCATACCTACATAGAACATGGCATTGTTTTTAGCCTAGCAACTATTTTCCAATGATCAATTTGAGTCATTGATACTTCTGAAGTGTTCTTTCATAAATTCTGGCATTGATTTTATCCTAGTAACTATTTGAATTCGTATCTTCTCTGcattttaagtaaaataaacTTACCGTGTCCTTCATTTGCTACACAGTGTGAAGAGTGTTATACAGCATTTAGATGGTCTCCGTGAATTTCCTCGGTTTTGCATAGGTTTGTTTCTTAACACACGTTCTTGGTTCTAGTTTTAACATAGTGAAATTCAAGTTCACTTGCAAAGCTTGAGTGAAATGTGATTCTACATGCTGCAGGTGTCGGTAATCCGCCAGGTAACATGGACATGAAGGCTTATCTGCTTCAGAAATTCAGCCCCTTGGAGCGAAAGCAGGTAAATGGAAATGGTCAAGTTGACCCCTCAACATGGTTCATTATGATATTGTTGCTACTGTAGGCCTTAGCAATGCACACATGATTTTTCTATTTTGCTCCGTGTAGCGAGTGAACACGATGATTATCATTGAATTATCATGTGGGTTCAATGCTGGTCCCGATATGTTTTGCACGTAATGCAATAATAATGGATCAGAGAGTAGCTCGTCGCAGGACTATAAGATTTGAACTCGGGCATGAAATTTTCAATCTTGAGTTTGAGTGCTTGTTGAGCTACTCTAGTTCGAGCCACTGGTATTATTAGTTTTTTCTCAATGTTTTAAATTACAGGCCTTCGAGTTATTTCCATTTTTAaaagaagtttaaaaattttggattttttttgcaTAATATGCAATTGTGAATCGCGAAATTAGATTGTTGATTGAATCAAATGGAATTTGAGATTGGTTTCACTTCATTTTCTGTTAAAATAGGTGGATGCTGCTCTTGAACAAGGGACCGAGGCCGTAAGGACGCTAGTGTTGGAAGGCTTCAGCAATCGAATTACCAGATTTAATCTGGGACAGAAATACAAGTACAACAAAGTTTGACATGGATTACGATCTTGTAAAATAGGACAAGATGTACATTTTTCTATCATCAATGTCCTAATTTCTACCATTTTCTTGTCTCTTGTTCAAAAATTCTACTTAATTTTATTTGTAGGATTAATCAAAGTTTGTGAGTTGGTGAAATATATTACCAAATTTAACTAGGTTTCTGGGGTAAAATTAGAATCCAGATAAATTTTATAATCGATcgtttttataaattttgagtAGCTGcgaatatttaatattatccCTTTTCTATGAGAAATTTTTGTGGTTGATGTGGAATGATATCAGAACAGATTGGCAAAATCCAATAAAAAAAATCCTTCAGTTAATAATCCTGGGTTTTGTATTaaataatatgaaaaataaataaaaatttactaaaatatcaaataaatttttctgaaaaagaaaaagaaattcgCGTGCTTTTAAAGTGCCgtttataaaatataatcaatTTTGATCTACATatctttaattttataattgttaagattggaacttgaacttaactcaaccccaaaagctagctcaagcaAGAAAGATTGTTCATTATATACAACTCCCaagttatttatccaaccgatgtgggacaattaacacacCCATCTCACGCCCATGAATGAACATCTGGAATGTTGAGTTTAGAAATAACTCAATTATAGGCAGAACAGGTGGATTAATTATAGGCAGTCCAACACTTAACGGTGGAACACGAGCTCTAatatcatgttaagattgaAACTTGTACCTAACTCAACCTCAAAAGCTAACTCAAGGGAGAATGATTGTCCAAATCCATATATATAACTTCCAAATTATTTATTCAACCCACGTGGACAATTAACAataatgaatttatattttgatttttgatgGTATTGTTTAATAATAAGAGCTCTGGCCCTTCACATTTAGCACTGTACGGCTccacaaaaatatcatcatctaCAGCAAGGAAGTGAGAAGAAAATCTTTGCACGGTCTTCATTTCTTCCACCATTCGAGTATCTCATGTCTCCTTCTCCTTTACCCTTTCTGGTTCTACTAGAGTCGCCTCTTACCCCCACAATTCCACACTTCCTTCGCATTCGCTTCTCTTGTTTGATTCTGCTAAATCTCTGGGA contains the following coding sequences:
- the LOC142504780 gene encoding chloroplastic group IIB intron splicing facilitator CRS2-B, chloroplastic-like, which codes for MLSAVFFPNKSSIYGSYPRIKISPFFRKHSTSTGLRVSASLPEIKELKTEYTPWLIAGLGNPGNKYHGTRHNIGFEMIDRISQAEGILMNTIQSKALIGIGSVGEVPILLAKPQAYMNFSGESVGPLAAYYQVPLRHILLVYDEMSLPNGVLRLQPKGGHGHHNGVKSVIQHLDGLREFPRFCIGVGNPPGNMDMKAYLLQKFSPLERKQVDAALEQGTEAVRTLVLEGFSNRITRFNLGQKYKYNKV
- the LOC142504781 gene encoding protein ABA DEFICIENT 4, chloroplastic-like isoform X2, which produces MSASNDIGLLSSEVVADMAFTTKKLVASSIPYMVLGTVYAYLLYLSWTPETIRLIFASKYWLPELPGIAKMFSSEITTLASAWIH
- the LOC142504781 gene encoding protein MAO HUZI 4, chloroplastic-like isoform X1, with protein sequence MSASNDIGLLSSEVVADMAFTVGTVSVLPFYTFMVVAPQAEVTKKLVASSIPYMVLGTVYAYLLYLSWTPETIRLIFASKYWLPELPGIAKMFSSEITTLASAWIH